Proteins co-encoded in one Desulfitobacterium hafniense DCB-2 genomic window:
- a CDS encoding ABC transporter ATP-binding protein, with the protein MLLSTIGGKYMSAIEIRGLKKRFGRTMALDGLELSVPGGGIYGFIGPNGAGKSTTIRMVLGLLNKDEGEVRLLNGNPRRDAVELHKRLAYVPSDVQLWDNMTGGEVIDFLGRLRGSYTKKRRAELIEHFDLDPTKKCRTYSKGNRQKVLLISAFVSDVELHILDEPTTGLDPLMKTVFQQCLREAKDAGKTVFLSSHILSEVEAVCDTIGVIRAGRMIEQGSMEDLKALISQQDPPTLETLFMNYYRKDGKDEERGR; encoded by the coding sequence ATGCTTCTATCAACAATAGGAGGGAAATATATGTCTGCCATAGAAATTCGCGGCCTGAAAAAACGCTTTGGCAGGACCATGGCCCTGGACGGTTTGGAGCTGTCCGTACCCGGAGGGGGAATCTATGGTTTCATCGGGCCCAACGGCGCGGGGAAATCCACCACCATCCGTATGGTGCTGGGGCTCCTGAACAAGGATGAGGGCGAGGTGCGCCTGCTGAACGGCAATCCCCGGCGGGATGCGGTGGAGCTGCATAAGCGGCTGGCCTATGTCCCCAGCGACGTACAGCTCTGGGACAACATGACCGGCGGCGAGGTGATCGACTTTCTGGGCCGGCTGCGGGGAAGCTATACAAAAAAGCGCCGGGCCGAACTGATTGAACACTTTGATCTGGACCCGACAAAGAAGTGCAGAACCTACTCCAAAGGCAACCGGCAGAAAGTGCTGCTGATCTCCGCCTTTGTGTCGGATGTGGAGCTGCACATCCTCGACGAACCCACCACCGGTCTGGACCCGCTGATGAAAACGGTCTTCCAGCAGTGCCTCCGCGAGGCCAAGGATGCCGGTAAGACGGTGTTTCTGTCCAGCCACATTCTCTCGGAGGTGGAGGCGGTTTGCGACACCATCGGCGTTATCCGGGCGGGCAGGATGATTGAGCAAGGCAGTATGGAGGATCTGAAGGCCCTTATCAGCCAACAGGACCCCCCTACCCTGGAAACCCTGTTCATGAATTACTACCGGAAGGACGGCAAGGACGAGGAAAGGGGGCGCTGA
- a CDS encoding TerC family protein — MELFSPEFFQALFAIVIMDLVLGGDNAIVIGMAARNLPKQQQKKVILFGTGGAILIRTLATLVAVYLLKIPGLMFAGGLLLVWMAYKLLTDEKHDEQVDSAASFWGAIKTIIIADAVMGLDNVLAVAGAAHGHPILVVFGLLISIPIVVWGSTLVIKAINRFPVIIPIGSAVITHTAVTMLVHEKFVVNIIGESALIEWGLSAVLIAGVLYLGHRTNKKKVLEAAKNAA, encoded by the coding sequence ATGGAGTTATTTAGCCCCGAATTTTTTCAAGCATTGTTCGCTATCGTGATTATGGATTTGGTCCTGGGCGGCGATAATGCTATTGTCATCGGCATGGCTGCCCGCAATCTGCCCAAACAACAGCAGAAGAAAGTGATCCTCTTTGGCACAGGAGGCGCAATCTTAATCCGGACCTTAGCTACCTTAGTGGCTGTCTACCTGCTAAAAATTCCTGGGCTGATGTTTGCCGGCGGCCTTCTCCTGGTTTGGATGGCCTATAAGCTCCTGACCGATGAGAAACACGATGAACAGGTCGATAGTGCCGCGAGCTTTTGGGGTGCTATAAAAACAATCATCATCGCCGATGCCGTTATGGGACTGGATAATGTTCTGGCCGTTGCCGGTGCCGCCCATGGCCACCCCATCCTTGTTGTCTTCGGCTTGCTTATCAGTATCCCCATTGTGGTTTGGGGGAGTACCCTGGTCATTAAGGCGATTAACCGTTTCCCGGTGATTATCCCTATCGGCTCGGCCGTCATTACCCATACCGCCGTGACCATGCTTGTGCATGAAAAATTTGTTGTCAATATCATCGGAGAAAGCGCCCTCATCGAATGGGGATTAAGCGCAGTTCTCATCGCCGGTGTTCTCTATCTGGGTCATCGGACCAATAAGAAAAAAGTTCTTGAAGCGGCCAAAAACGCCGCTTAA
- a CDS encoding TetR/AcrR family transcriptional regulator, with translation MHENFVGLKAEKRDAIINAALAEFAAKGYDLASTNEMVRAAGISKGALFHYFASKRELFFFLCDYVYEVVNREFYEQIGHCEGDLLTRYARAARLKGSVYLRYPPLFEFVKKLAQEKSAEIAGELAQKLSRITEAGYSHLLGNLDESLFRQDVPMGKLRDLIIWALENYGYRTMELVQDQPLAEIDMEALNADFDEYLDVLRKCFYQQ, from the coding sequence ATGCATGAAAACTTTGTCGGTCTCAAAGCGGAAAAGCGGGATGCCATCATCAACGCAGCGCTGGCGGAATTTGCCGCCAAGGGATACGACCTCGCCTCCACCAATGAGATGGTCCGGGCGGCCGGCATTTCCAAGGGAGCGCTGTTCCACTATTTTGCCAGCAAAAGGGAGCTGTTTTTCTTTCTCTGCGATTATGTGTACGAGGTGGTCAACCGGGAGTTTTACGAACAAATCGGTCACTGCGAAGGGGATCTGCTGACCCGGTACGCCAGAGCGGCGCGGCTCAAGGGCTCCGTCTACCTGCGCTATCCCCCGCTGTTTGAATTTGTCAAGAAGCTGGCCCAGGAGAAATCCGCCGAGATTGCCGGGGAGCTTGCCCAAAAGCTTTCCCGCATCACGGAGGCAGGTTACAGCCATTTGCTGGGGAACTTGGATGAATCCCTCTTCCGCCAGGATGTGCCCATGGGCAAGCTCCGGGATCTGATCATCTGGGCGCTGGAAAACTACGGATATCGCACGATGGAGCTGGTTCAAGACCAACCCCTGGCAGAGATCGACATGGAAGCGCTTAACGCGGACTTTGACGAGTATCTCGATGTCCTGCGCAAATGCTTCTATCAACAATAG
- a CDS encoding glycerate kinase: MHVLIAVDSFKGSLSSQKAGEAITLGIQRVFPEATAEIISMADGGEGTVEAIVHAGRGKVLKTRVTSPLGEEAEAIMGRLPDGTIVLEMASASGLPMVPRHKRNPLLTTTRGTGDLIRAALALQPREILIGIGGSATNDGGAGMAQALGARLLDREGQELSPGGGCLDQLARIDCSELDPRLKETKITVMCDVDNPLCGPRGASAVYGPQKGATPEMVEILDGNLAHFARKIREDLGVDLKDVPGAGAAGGLGMGLLAFTGAQLKTGVEAVLDTVNFDGKLQQADIVITGEGRIDGQSVYGKVPMGVAKRALQYGKPTLAIVGSIGAGSEALYEHGISSILTIVNGPMTLEESMERAFDLTVDAAERGFRILKMAYSDKR; encoded by the coding sequence ATGCATGTACTTATAGCCGTTGATTCATTCAAAGGAAGTTTAAGCAGCCAAAAGGCAGGGGAAGCCATTACCCTGGGCATTCAGCGGGTTTTTCCTGAAGCGACTGCGGAGATTATCAGTATGGCAGACGGCGGGGAAGGAACCGTTGAGGCCATTGTCCATGCCGGTCGGGGGAAGGTGTTAAAAACCAGAGTCACCTCACCTTTGGGGGAAGAGGCCGAGGCCATCATGGGCCGGCTTCCCGATGGCACTATCGTGCTGGAAATGGCTTCGGCTTCAGGCTTACCTATGGTCCCCCGCCATAAGAGGAATCCTTTGCTGACCACCACCAGGGGTACAGGGGATCTGATTCGGGCTGCCCTGGCTCTGCAGCCCCGGGAAATTCTCATCGGTATTGGCGGCAGTGCGACCAATGATGGGGGAGCGGGAATGGCTCAGGCCCTTGGGGCAAGACTCCTTGATCGGGAAGGACAGGAGCTGAGTCCCGGCGGAGGTTGCCTGGATCAGCTTGCCAGGATCGACTGTTCAGAACTTGATCCCCGCTTAAAAGAGACGAAGATCACGGTGATGTGCGATGTGGATAATCCCTTGTGCGGCCCGCGGGGAGCTTCGGCAGTTTATGGACCGCAAAAAGGCGCCACACCGGAGATGGTGGAGATTTTGGATGGGAATCTTGCTCATTTTGCCCGGAAAATCCGGGAAGATTTAGGAGTGGATCTAAAAGATGTGCCAGGGGCAGGAGCCGCCGGAGGCCTGGGAATGGGACTGCTGGCCTTCACAGGAGCTCAGCTGAAGACCGGTGTGGAGGCTGTGCTTGATACAGTAAACTTTGATGGTAAACTGCAACAAGCGGATATTGTCATTACCGGTGAAGGGCGCATCGACGGTCAGTCGGTTTATGGCAAGGTGCCCATGGGTGTGGCCAAACGAGCCCTTCAGTATGGCAAACCCACCCTGGCTATCGTCGGTTCCATCGGTGCCGGATCTGAAGCCCTTTATGAACATGGCATAAGCTCTATCCTTACTATTGTTAATGGTCCCATGACCTTGGAGGAATCTATGGAAAGAGCCTTTGATTTGACGGTGGACGCTGCGGAGCGGGGATTCCGTATCTTAAAAATGGCCTATTCCGACAAAAGATGA
- a CDS encoding TetR/AcrR family transcriptional regulator — translation MMMPEIHIPEDKKQRIIRAALEHFAKNGYKKTTMDEIVAAADISKGLIFHYFGNKKKLYLYLYEFVYGLVYDRIVKSFEQEDLFERIRESERIKLAVVNEYPYVLDFLLSVRRETDESLREELSRVKVKSFPPWQETFLPGLDTSKLREGIDLEKVTKIISWTTDGLLSEHKDDFVLEDIFVEMDEYLNLMRKAFYKEEYQ, via the coding sequence ATGATGATGCCGGAGATTCATATTCCCGAAGATAAAAAGCAGCGGATCATCCGCGCAGCCCTGGAGCACTTTGCCAAAAACGGCTACAAAAAAACAACCATGGACGAAATCGTCGCCGCGGCGGATATCTCCAAGGGCCTGATTTTCCACTATTTTGGCAACAAGAAAAAGCTGTACCTCTATCTCTATGAATTTGTCTACGGCCTTGTCTATGACCGCATCGTCAAGTCCTTCGAGCAGGAAGACCTGTTTGAGCGCATCCGCGAATCGGAGCGGATCAAACTGGCTGTGGTCAACGAATACCCCTATGTGTTGGACTTTCTCCTCTCGGTCCGCAGGGAAACCGACGAATCCTTGCGAGAGGAACTTTCCCGGGTTAAAGTGAAGAGCTTTCCGCCGTGGCAGGAAACCTTTCTGCCGGGGCTTGACACATCCAAATTGCGGGAGGGCATCGATCTGGAGAAAGTGACCAAAATTATTTCCTGGACCACCGACGGGCTTCTGTCCGAGCACAAGGACGACTTCGTGCTGGAGGATATTTTTGTGGAAATGGATGAATACCTTAATCTGATGCGCAAAGCATTTTACAAGGAGGAGTACCAATGA
- a CDS encoding immunoglobulin-like domain-containing protein: MKKHSCLLLCTVAIGLIFLSGCASAGGSSTAGTNTIIKADSGQSPETTDWESTTHEIVNNFEGVTMGVKEGTVSLSGLTLNFTNSSDKQCIYGDYFLLEKRVNGKWYQVPTIIDNYAFNDIGYDLATGGNGEWRVDWGWLYGELEPGDYRIVKDISDFRGTGDYEKYYLTAEFSVDERTKSADLAPMVMIKGKLYQDTGKESDIKARCGVMDGEVTSTVGPFEKPTQDNQSNFGSEYGYQFVDERSVDIFMNEKWLRFELL, translated from the coding sequence ATGAAAAAGCATTCTTGCTTGTTGTTATGCACAGTGGCCATAGGCTTAATCTTTTTGTCAGGATGCGCAAGTGCCGGCGGCAGCTCAACTGCAGGGACCAATACCATAATCAAAGCTGATTCAGGTCAATCTCCTGAAACAACGGACTGGGAGTCTACCACCCATGAAATCGTCAACAACTTTGAGGGTGTAACCATGGGAGTTAAGGAAGGGACTGTGTCTTTAAGCGGCTTGACGTTAAACTTTACCAATAGTTCAGACAAGCAGTGTATCTACGGTGATTATTTCCTGCTGGAGAAGAGGGTCAACGGAAAATGGTATCAGGTTCCGACCATTATTGATAATTACGCATTTAATGATATTGGTTATGATTTGGCTACCGGGGGGAATGGGGAGTGGAGAGTTGATTGGGGCTGGCTCTATGGGGAGCTGGAGCCTGGTGACTATCGTATCGTGAAGGATATATCGGATTTTCGGGGTACAGGAGATTATGAAAAATACTATTTAACAGCGGAATTTTCAGTTGATGAGCGGACGAAATCAGCTGACTTAGCCCCCATGGTCATGATTAAAGGGAAGCTATATCAAGATACCGGCAAAGAAAGTGATATCAAAGCAAGATGCGGAGTCATGGATGGAGAAGTAACGTCAACAGTAGGGCCTTTTGAAAAACCTACTCAAGATAATCAATCTAATTTTGGCAGTGAGTATGGATACCAGTTTGTTGATGAACGCAGTGTCGATATCTTTATGAATGAAAAATGGCTTAGATTTGAGCTTTTGTAA
- a CDS encoding cell wall-binding repeat-containing protein: protein MKVKYFSKKISIVLALLVMFSSLPNVPVSADPNPLNAVIPKYQEERQFGFSAGGLHTVWFDTSHGGDVTASGNNDYGQLGDGTTISRSLPVTINNLYSRVADISAGGTHNLALIDDQTVRAWGNNQKGQLGIGSDINSLIPVEVPGLSEIIAISSGFDFSLALKNDGTVYSFGSNEFNQLGDSSVGSRNTPAQIPGLDSIVAIAAGGTHALALHMDGSVYAWGSNERGELGDGGSASGYQPVKIASLSNITAISAGLRHCLALGADGSVYAWGDNSLGQLGDPKISDYSNVPIKVQGIKAAFRIAAGYNSSFIIAQQNATYGFGDNSANQINSSAVENLSSPTLLNIKASFISPGWGHTVSRGFLGNDNGVDNWSWGYNQFGQTGNGLTEHVLNPTAPYSGTNRQPVFFRISGANRFKTAVAISIEGWDYGAATVVLARADNFPDALAGTPLAYGLNAPILLTDSARLSNDTKDELDRLAPQNIIILGQEGAISSSIEKDLQKHYKVTRVGGQDRYETAAAIAQYMHDHHLILGNKAVIAYGENFPDALAVSSVAAHAHMPILLTKKDVLADAAGEALKRLGINETFIVGGTGVVGTAVESSLPLPTRYSGNDRYATAIAIANGMGTDPYLVYLATGTNFPDALAGSVLAARSNSPIILVNSSSGAEAAAQWFWWNSRDIKQSYVLGGSGAVPDSVIESIYSRIGY from the coding sequence GTGAAAGTCAAATACTTTTCTAAAAAAATCTCAATTGTTTTAGCTTTACTGGTTATGTTTTCGAGTCTTCCCAATGTGCCCGTTTCAGCCGATCCGAATCCTTTGAATGCTGTCATTCCCAAATATCAGGAGGAGAGGCAATTTGGCTTCAGCGCAGGAGGGCTTCATACCGTTTGGTTTGACACCTCTCATGGTGGTGATGTGACAGCTTCAGGCAACAATGATTATGGACAACTTGGTGATGGTACAACTATATCACGCTCCTTGCCTGTCACCATTAATAATCTCTATTCCCGTGTTGCGGATATTTCGGCAGGCGGTACTCATAATCTTGCCCTTATTGATGACCAGACAGTGCGGGCATGGGGAAATAATCAAAAAGGGCAGCTTGGCATTGGCTCTGATATCAATAGTCTTATTCCTGTGGAGGTACCTGGTCTAAGCGAAATTATCGCCATTTCCTCAGGTTTCGATTTTAGTCTCGCCCTCAAAAATGATGGAACCGTTTACTCTTTCGGGAGCAATGAGTTTAACCAATTAGGTGACAGCTCTGTCGGGAGTCGGAATACCCCGGCACAGATTCCAGGCTTAGACAGTATTGTTGCCATCGCTGCCGGGGGTACCCATGCCTTAGCTTTGCACATGGATGGCAGTGTGTATGCTTGGGGCAGCAATGAGCGGGGTGAACTTGGCGATGGTGGATCAGCGTCCGGTTATCAACCTGTAAAGATAGCTTCATTAAGCAATATTACTGCCATCTCAGCCGGGTTAAGGCATTGCCTGGCCTTGGGGGCTGATGGAAGTGTCTATGCATGGGGAGATAACTCGTTGGGGCAACTGGGAGACCCCAAAATTTCCGATTATAGCAATGTGCCGATCAAGGTTCAAGGAATTAAGGCCGCTTTTCGGATTGCGGCCGGATATAACTCCAGCTTTATTATTGCCCAGCAAAATGCGACCTATGGATTTGGTGACAACTCAGCCAACCAGATTAATAGTTCGGCGGTTGAGAACTTATCCTCACCAACACTGCTCAACATCAAAGCCTCCTTTATCTCTCCAGGATGGGGACACACCGTATCCCGCGGCTTTCTCGGCAATGATAACGGCGTTGATAACTGGAGTTGGGGATATAACCAATTTGGGCAAACAGGCAATGGTTTGACTGAGCATGTCCTGAATCCGACAGCACCCTATTCCGGAACGAATCGCCAACCTGTATTTTTTCGGATTTCCGGGGCCAATCGTTTCAAAACGGCTGTTGCTATTTCCATTGAGGGATGGGATTATGGCGCAGCAACTGTCGTTCTGGCCAGGGCGGATAATTTTCCGGATGCTCTCGCCGGGACTCCATTAGCCTATGGATTAAACGCGCCAATATTACTAACGGATTCGGCAAGATTGTCAAATGATACCAAAGATGAATTAGATCGCTTAGCTCCGCAAAACATCATTATCTTAGGCCAGGAAGGGGCTATCTCATCTTCCATTGAAAAAGACCTTCAGAAGCATTACAAGGTAACCCGAGTGGGCGGCCAGGATCGCTATGAAACAGCTGCGGCCATCGCCCAGTATATGCACGATCATCATTTGATTTTAGGAAATAAAGCCGTCATAGCTTATGGCGAAAATTTCCCGGATGCTTTGGCGGTATCTTCGGTAGCGGCCCATGCCCATATGCCGATATTATTAACCAAAAAAGATGTATTAGCTGATGCTGCCGGTGAAGCGTTAAAGCGCCTTGGTATAAACGAGACATTCATTGTCGGTGGTACCGGGGTCGTGGGGACTGCAGTAGAGAGCAGTCTTCCGCTGCCTACACGGTACTCAGGAAATGACCGTTATGCAACAGCTATTGCTATTGCCAACGGTATGGGCACCGATCCCTATCTCGTCTATTTAGCTACAGGAACTAACTTTCCGGATGCACTTGCCGGTTCAGTTCTTGCGGCCAGAAGCAACAGTCCTATTATCTTAGTTAATTCAAGTTCAGGTGCGGAAGCAGCAGCACAATGGTTTTGGTGGAACAGCAGGGATATAAAGCAGTCCTATGTACTAGGGGGTTCAGGTGCCGTTCCGGATTCTGTTATAGAAAGCATTTATAGTCGAATCGGCTATTAA
- a CDS encoding phosphoenolpyruvate synthase, with protein sequence MKRLLNLSDSAAGDISLTGGKGANLHRLSALDGIQVPGGFVVTTDAFRELCAGVVGSRGEALEASSPAELARAGADIRQAIRDIPIPEEFLRELETALASYPPDILFAVRSSATAEDLPDASFAGQQDSYLNVRAADVPRAVLDCCASLYNDRAVAYRRKNGYRHEDVAIAVVVQEMVPSQVSGVLFTADPMTSDRLTCVIEAVVGLGEELVSGRKTPFTWRLRGRKINADSKTPPPLSDSQLEEFAAIGKGIEAAFGAPQDIEWCWVNGGFFIVQSRAITTLYPLPESRDGLKRVFVSAGHMQMMTDVMLPLGMSFMKLIALFRMVEVGGRLFIDITHDLKTAYGKKMIRTKLAATDPLTHQAIEQVLARQDYIRGIPKGPGSFSSFSGWLPIVREGIRLYRRNDPADIDLYIQRMERLIARLEEQLEPLAGTAAIEAILEDQKQLSAIIYDASGFGMVLATQFIIRKIDAMGKTLTGEENISNRLSKSVEHNPTSEMGLALSEVADLAREHPPVVKYLEAAGEAFRLDDLRQVAGGGAVADAFESFLGHYGMRATGEIDIAKTRFRENPAELVGAMLTNIHTLPKGHGKSSFEQGRLEMTRLTEELVALAEQKLGSRQAKRLRRYISFFRNYLGTREYPKYFWICRYDVYKRTIMREANRLVEQGILQEPGDIFYLYLEELRQAIQTGRVDYTNIARRKRDYSHFANLTPPRVIFSDGEVPEMAYQKNIPRGALPGLGVSSGVVEGRARVIQSIEDAVMEKGDILVTSFTDPSWTPVFVSIAGLVTEVGGMMTHGAVITREYGLPAVVGVVGATRLIRDGERIRVNGDEGYVEIL encoded by the coding sequence ATGAAGAGGCTGTTGAATCTCAGTGACAGTGCTGCCGGGGATATCTCCCTGACCGGCGGCAAGGGTGCGAATCTCCACAGGCTGTCCGCCCTGGACGGTATCCAGGTGCCCGGCGGCTTTGTCGTCACCACCGACGCCTTCCGGGAGCTTTGCGCCGGTGTGGTTGGGTCCCGGGGGGAAGCCCTGGAGGCCTCCTCCCCGGCGGAACTTGCCCGGGCAGGGGCCGATATCCGGCAGGCCATCCGGGATATCCCCATTCCGGAGGAATTTTTGCGGGAGCTTGAGACGGCGCTGGCCTCCTATCCCCCGGACATCCTCTTTGCCGTGCGTTCCTCAGCCACAGCGGAGGATCTGCCCGACGCCTCCTTTGCGGGGCAGCAGGACAGCTACCTGAACGTAAGGGCCGCCGATGTCCCCCGCGCTGTGCTGGATTGTTGCGCCTCCCTGTATAACGACCGGGCGGTGGCCTACCGCCGCAAAAACGGTTACCGCCACGAGGATGTGGCCATTGCCGTGGTGGTGCAGGAGATGGTACCCTCCCAGGTTTCCGGCGTGCTGTTTACCGCCGATCCCATGACCTCCGACCGGCTCACCTGTGTCATCGAGGCTGTGGTGGGACTGGGGGAGGAGCTGGTATCCGGGCGCAAAACACCCTTCACCTGGCGGCTGCGAGGCAGAAAAATCAACGCGGACAGCAAGACCCCTCCGCCCCTCTCAGACAGTCAATTGGAGGAATTTGCCGCCATCGGCAAGGGGATCGAGGCTGCCTTCGGCGCGCCCCAGGACATCGAATGGTGCTGGGTGAACGGAGGATTTTTCATCGTGCAGTCCCGGGCGATCACTACCCTGTATCCCCTTCCGGAGAGCAGGGACGGTCTCAAACGCGTCTTTGTCTCAGCGGGACACATGCAGATGATGACGGATGTAATGCTGCCCCTGGGCATGTCCTTCATGAAACTGATCGCCCTTTTCCGGATGGTGGAGGTGGGCGGGCGGCTGTTTATCGATATCACCCACGACCTGAAGACCGCCTACGGCAAAAAGATGATCCGCACCAAGCTGGCCGCCACCGACCCGCTCACTCACCAAGCCATCGAGCAAGTGCTGGCGCGCCAAGACTATATCCGCGGCATCCCCAAAGGTCCCGGCAGCTTCTCCTCTTTCAGCGGCTGGCTGCCCATCGTCCGGGAGGGCATCCGTCTCTACCGGCGCAACGACCCCGCCGACATCGATCTCTATATCCAGCGGATGGAACGCCTCATTGCCCGGCTGGAGGAGCAGCTGGAGCCTCTTGCGGGAACAGCGGCCATCGAGGCCATTCTGGAGGATCAAAAGCAGCTTTCCGCAATCATTTACGACGCCTCCGGCTTTGGGATGGTGCTGGCCACCCAGTTTATCATCCGAAAAATCGATGCCATGGGCAAAACACTCACAGGTGAAGAGAACATCAGCAACCGCCTCTCCAAATCGGTGGAGCACAATCCCACCTCCGAAATGGGGCTTGCCCTCAGCGAAGTCGCAGATCTGGCCCGGGAGCATCCCCCCGTGGTAAAGTATCTCGAAGCAGCCGGCGAAGCTTTTCGCCTGGATGATTTGCGCCAAGTGGCCGGCGGCGGCGCGGTGGCGGATGCTTTTGAGAGTTTCCTGGGGCACTACGGCATGCGGGCCACCGGCGAGATCGACATCGCCAAGACCCGCTTCCGGGAAAATCCCGCCGAACTGGTGGGCGCCATGCTCACCAACATCCACACCTTACCCAAGGGACACGGCAAGTCGTCCTTTGAACAGGGCCGCCTGGAGATGACAAGGCTCACGGAAGAACTGGTGGCCCTGGCGGAACAAAAACTGGGTTCCCGCCAAGCCAAAAGGCTGCGCCGCTATATCTCCTTCTTCCGCAATTATTTGGGCACACGGGAGTATCCCAAGTACTTCTGGATCTGCCGTTACGATGTCTACAAACGAACGATTATGCGGGAGGCAAACCGCCTGGTGGAGCAAGGCATCCTCCAGGAGCCCGGCGATATCTTCTACCTGTACCTGGAAGAGCTGCGGCAGGCCATCCAAACCGGCCGTGTGGATTATACCAATATCGCCCGCCGTAAAAGAGACTACAGCCACTTTGCCAATCTCACCCCTCCACGTGTCATTTTTTCGGACGGCGAGGTGCCGGAGATGGCTTACCAAAAGAATATCCCCAGGGGAGCGCTGCCCGGTTTGGGGGTGTCCTCCGGCGTGGTCGAAGGCCGGGCCCGTGTCATCCAGTCCATTGAGGACGCGGTCATGGAAAAAGGGGATATTCTGGTGACCTCCTTTACCGATCCCAGCTGGACACCGGTGTTCGTCTCCATCGCAGGGCTGGTCACCGAAGTGGGCGGCATGATGACCCACGGCGCGGTCATCACCCGGGAATACGGTCTGCCTGCTGTGGTCGGCGTTGTCGGCGCAACCAGACTCATCCGGGACGGTGAGCGCATTCGCGTAAACGGCGACGAGGGCTATGTGGAAATCCTTTGA
- a CDS encoding ABC transporter permease, giving the protein MKRYFQGTAAIMTLSMRQNRVFTLAWLLLPGLWVAINTLSSLVLFPTQEALAEMGVTLIDPLTVAIHGPLLDVSVAGFVTWRTKVFLVLASGIFSMIYVVRHTRLAEEQGKRELLEANVTGSLAALAAALLNMLLINAAAALLALLGMTALGLGFTGSLAHCLGFLAAASALGLMAGLVAQFFVGASAARGTSFGCLGLLFALHILWNVSGGNHPAAYLNPLEWPLLIRPFAGERFSVLLISLIIMILPAALSLWMTHKRDVGAGLIPQREGRAFAKPGFCSLPALAWRTQKGLFLSWLIFYAVFSFALGCASYLMVSAVSSAKTLAELIARLGGVDRAFMSLMLYIVSMLISVYVLMSAGILRREETAKGELLLSLPVRRSRFAFGHLVYIFGGSAALALVSGLCAGLGAMIGTGDQSALVRLFFEMAGKIPAIWAFGGISMLLFGVLPHWMSGLSYGLMVLFVLLEILWEQQSVSDAVYALSPFSWVTPLKVAQPPSVLVLLCALSMLSAVLGIVLFERRDAAMH; this is encoded by the coding sequence ATGAAGCGTTACTTTCAGGGTACGGCGGCCATCATGACACTGTCTATGCGGCAGAACCGGGTTTTCACGCTGGCCTGGCTGCTGCTGCCGGGGCTGTGGGTCGCTATCAACACCCTCTCTTCATTGGTGCTCTTCCCCACCCAGGAGGCCCTCGCCGAGATGGGCGTCACGCTGATCGACCCGCTCACCGTGGCTATACACGGCCCGCTGCTGGACGTCTCGGTGGCCGGATTTGTCACTTGGCGCACCAAGGTCTTTCTGGTTCTGGCAAGCGGGATCTTCAGCATGATCTATGTGGTGCGGCACACCCGGCTGGCCGAGGAGCAGGGCAAGCGGGAGCTGCTTGAGGCCAATGTGACCGGCAGTCTTGCGGCCTTGGCGGCAGCGCTGCTGAACATGCTGCTGATCAACGCAGCAGCGGCCCTCCTTGCCCTGCTCGGGATGACGGCTCTGGGGCTTGGTTTCACAGGATCGCTGGCCCACTGTCTTGGCTTTTTGGCCGCCGCCTCCGCGTTAGGCCTGATGGCGGGCCTGGTCGCCCAGTTCTTTGTGGGGGCCTCGGCGGCGCGGGGAACCTCTTTCGGGTGTTTGGGGCTGCTGTTTGCCCTGCATATCCTCTGGAACGTGAGCGGGGGAAACCATCCCGCCGCCTATCTCAACCCTCTGGAATGGCCGCTTCTGATCCGGCCCTTTGCCGGGGAGCGCTTCAGCGTCCTGCTGATTTCCCTGATCATCATGATCCTGCCGGCGGCCCTCTCCCTGTGGATGACCCACAAACGGGACGTGGGAGCGGGGCTTATCCCCCAGCGGGAAGGACGCGCCTTCGCCAAGCCTGGCTTCTGCTCCCTGCCCGCTTTGGCATGGCGTACCCAAAAGGGACTCTTCCTCTCCTGGCTGATTTTTTACGCGGTGTTCTCCTTCGCTCTGGGCTGTGCCAGCTACCTGATGGTAAGCGCAGTCAGTTCGGCCAAGACGCTGGCTGAGCTGATCGCGCGCCTGGGCGGCGTGGACCGTGCCTTCATGTCACTGATGCTGTATATTGTTTCCATGCTCATTTCAGTCTACGTGCTGATGTCGGCGGGTATCCTGCGCCGGGAGGAGACGGCCAAAGGTGAACTGCTGCTCTCCCTGCCTGTCCGGCGCAGCCGCTTTGCCTTCGGGCATCTGGTGTATATCTTCGGCGGCTCCGCTGCTCTCGCTCTGGTTTCCGGCCTTTGTGCGGGACTGGGGGCGATGATCGGCACCGGGGATCAAAGCGCTCTTGTCCGCTTGTTTTTCGAGATGGCAGGAAAGATACCGGCGATTTGGGCTTTCGGCGGGATTTCGATGCTGCTGTTTGGCGTACTGCCCCATTGGATGTCCGGGCTCAGCTATGGACTCATGGTGCTGTTTGTGTTATTGGAGATCCTCTGGGAACAGCAGTCGGTGAGCGATGCCGTGTATGCCCTCTCCCCCTTCTCCTGGGTGACCCCGCTCAAAGTCGCCCAGCCGCCGTCGGTGCTTGTGCTGCTATGCGCCCTGTCAATGCTGTCGGCCGTTTTGGGGATCGTCTTGTTTGAGCGCAGAGATGCCGCCATGCATTGA